cctgagctggcacaccctagtaaatatgcctgtttggctgatattagggatgaaagcccagggccagcaacactgcagcaggtcgTTTCTCCTaacaaccaggaggatgaccactgcaggaaggatgggaaaaggagtgcagcaaaggtcagacagatgctggtggtaggggactctattattaggcggACAGATAGGGTCATCTGTCGCAGAGaccgtgaatgccgaacagtgtgttgtctgctgGATGCTCCggttcggcatattgcggatcggacTGACAGATTGCAGGGTGGGTCTGGGGAAGATctggcggtcatggtacacattggcaccaatgacaaaatcattaaaaatgattttagggagctaggtgagaagctcaagtccaggacctccaaggtagtgtttttagaaatactaccagtgtcaCGAGcctcaccagagagacaacgggagcttagagagttaaataagtgggtcagaagctggtgcaggaaggaagggttctgggttcatggagaactggacCGACTTCGCgttcggttacaggctctacagtagggacgggctgcacctcaatggggagggtgcaactgccctgggggaaaaaatggttagatgggATGGCtggaggagcatttaaactaggatcgggggggggggtgccatactaataagggggtagatagtgtagatagagagtgggatatagaaggggacagtgggaATTTAGTGGGGGCCGGGGTTGgcaaggaaaatagggagaagactgggaataactatacatttataaaaaatagagctgctggtaacaagaacctacAATACAATCGTGTTCAGCGGCTCACCTTGCCTCTTCACAAAGACCTGGTGCTCACTCCACGGATTCACCCAAATCCGGTTAAAAAAGTGCAAAGTAATATAGTAACtggagggcactcaattatcAGAGAACATCAGGGCAGGATGTCAGTAATCCCAATTTATTACCTAAAATAATGGCTAAAATGGTGACAGAGCTAAAACCGTACTCACATATATCTAAAAACATGCAACTGAAAACATACACATAAAGCAAAATAGACCGCACAGTAAAATGTCCACACAATCCGTGTAGGGCTGCAATGTCCGTATGCAACTCAGGTCAGGTGTATGACCGCATGGATGCCGATACAATTGGTGTGCaaactcagcaggcagtataggtCAAATGTTCAACCAATATAGTCTTGTCCAAAACTTCATACAGGCCCCATAGGGCAAAGTACATTACCCCTCCTGCGTCCCCTTGATCTGGCTCCAGCCACTTGGACTCAGGTCtataacgcggcgtcccacgtgacctgactGCGTCCCACGTGATGCACGTAGCTGTTGTAAGGCTGGTCAGTGCGCTGGGTCCTAAGATCCGGACCGTATGGTTGTATCCGCACTGGAGATCACTCCCTGGGGGTCCGAGGGGTACGGTGACTTTTGGTACTGTCACCTCAGAGTTCCAATGGAAAGTCCTGTGCTGTCATGAACCAAACCGGACGCGTTTCGGagatcaagccccttcctcagcggtATTGACAGCTTCCATAGACATTTTCCCTTTTACACCCTCCTTTCTTGGGCAGAGCATTCTGGGACCTCGATCACATTGAGATCCCGGTGTGGATCAGTTCATTTGAAGCCGTGCTCATTTCATATACACTTGCACCTGCGATAATTGATAAATCCACcatatacattattatacagcCCTTCTCTTCTATCACCACCTCTCTAGGGGTCAGTCTGTATGTACATGATCCATAAATGGAAAAAACGCATGCGGTTTtggaaaaacgcatatgcgttttttgcgTTTTCTACACCATTTTCAACAACATATTGTGTGGATCTTAGGACCCAGCGCACTGACCAGCCTTACAACAGCTACGTGCATCACGTGGGACGCagtcaggtcacgtgggacgccgcgttataGACCTGAGTCCAAGTGGCTGGAGCCAGATCAAGGGGACACAGGAGGGGTAATGTACTTCGCCCTATGGGGCCTGTATGAAGTTTTGGACAAGACTATATTGGTTAAACATTTGacctatactgcctgctgagtttGCACACCAATTGTATCTGCATCCATGCGGTCATACACCTAACCTGAGTTGCATACGGACATTGCAGCTCTACACGGACTGTGTGGACATTTTACTGTGCGGTCTATTTTGCTTTATGTGTATGTTTTCAGTTGCATGTTTTTAGATATATGTGAGTACGGTTTTAGCTCTGTCACCATTTTAGCCATTATTTTAGGTAATAAATTGGGATTACTGACATCCTGCCCTGATGTTCTCTgataattgagtgccctccaGTTACTATATTACTGGttacaagaacctgttacatacaaaaattaaccaaggtaaccaaaaaaatatggataaccactttacaggtaatagtaatttaagatttattttcacaaatgccagaatacTAGCTAGagaaatgggggagctggaggctacgGTACTAgtagaacacatagatgtagttggtgtggctgagacatggttggactcttcgcatgactgggttGTTAATATTGAggcttttacactatttaggaaagaccgggtcaatagaaaaggtggtggcgtgtgcctgtatgtgaggagttacctgaagacaagtgtgaaagaggcaattgtgggtgcggatggtgaggatgtggaaaccttatgggtggaagttcaaagggctataaacacagaaaaaaataatacttggtgtaatctctagaccccctaacatcacagaggagatataaacgcaactgtataaccaaatagagcgggcggcacaggcgggtacagtggtcataatgggagattttgacttcccagacattgactggggtcacggTTCTGCgtcaactgcaaaggggagaaaattcctgaACTTgatgcaggaccactttatgggccagtttgtagaagctccactaggggcgatgctctgttggatctggtaatctctaatgatgcagagcttgttggtaatgttactgttcgactgttcgagaaacactaggtaatagtgaccacaatataattatactccccctaaactataagaagcaaactctgtcaggcagagcaaagacactggatttcaaaaaggctaatttccctgggtggagggcagcatttcagggcatagactgtgagcagctactgtcacataatactaCTGAGGaaaaatgggagagcttcaaatccacattgagtaattgcacttaaaaatgtatccctttaggtaacaagtataaacggctaaaattaaaccccatggcttacagctactgtaaatagggcaataaaagacaataaaaagggcatttaaaaaatactaatctgaggggtcggctgtagcgtttgaagattacaaagggcttaataaaatctgcaaaaaggagataaaattagcaaaggtacaaaacgaacagcaggtaacaaaagaaagcaaaacaaatcccaaaaagttttttaaatatataaatgctgaaaaacctaggtctgagcaggtaggtcccctaaataatgctAAAGGGGGGTAgttactgaagataaggaaaaggcagagttcctaaataggttttttagctctgtatatacaaaagaagagaaaggagctgatatctgtggcgccagggctgttagtacatccagcgatatactcaattggctaactgtagatatcgtccaagagaagttaaatagggtaaatgtgaataaaactctgggtccagatggattacacccaagagtgcttattGAGCTCTGTtttgtcattgctgtgcccctgtttataatttttaaggattctttagggactggtacagtgccaagtgattggcacaaggcaaacgtggtgcccatattcaaaaaaggatcaaggtcaaTTAGGTAATtgagaccagttagtttaacttctgttgtgggaaaaatgtttgaagaaatcttaaccccttagggacccatgacgtaccggtacgtcatggttTCCGAGTTCTTaatgacccatgacgtaccggtgtatagttccgatcaccaccgccaaacgggcggtgatcggaacccagtgcctgctcaaatcattgagcaggcacctcggctaaatgtgcaggagggtcatgtgacccccccgtgtcggcgatcgccgcaaaccgcaggtcaattcagacctgcggtttgtggcttttacctGGTGGTGCGGCGgcggtccccatggggctgtaggggggacccgatggcatggaaggcagcgcgatgccttcctgaggcatcgccgctgccttcctgtgatgtggctgtgagatccagcccccttgatctcacaggccggaagctgtatgagtaataaacacagtattactcatacagccaatgcattccaatacagaagtattggaatgcattgtaaaggattagacccccaaaagttcaagtcccaaagtgggacaaaaaaaagttgaaaaaataaagttttccccccaaaaaattaaaagtttcaagtaaaaataaacaaaaacgtcattttccccaaataaagtaaaaaaaattggtaaaaaatagggggggaaaaaaagtatacatattaggtatcgccgcgtccgtatgatccccaacctgagacaatcgcccaaaaaatataaaaaatatggctcagaatatggagacactaaaacatcatttttttttgtttttaaaaagctgttattgtgtaaaacttacataaataaaaaaaggatacatatttggtatcgccgcgtccttatcgaccggctctataaaaatatcacatgacctaacccctcagatgaacactgtaaaaaaatttaatgaaaaactgtgctaaataaaccatttttgtcaccttacatcacgaaaagtgtaatagcaagcgatcaaaaagtcatacgcaccccaaaatagtgccaataaaaccgtcatctcatcccgcaaaaatcttaccctacacaaggtaatcgcccaaaaacggaaaaaattatggctttcagacaatggaaacactaaaacatgatttattttgcttcaaaaatgaaatcgttgtgtaaaactaacataaataaaaaaaagtatacatattatgtttcgccgcatccgtgacaacctggtctataaaaatcacatgatctaacctgtcagatgaaataaaaacggtgccaaaatagctatttcttgttatcttgaaaagacagggtggcattagcaggaggtgctcaaacccacatgcagtcgtgcatatatacaggggagcaaatcctgcacttgtggcccgttgctaatggcgatccccagcaaaatgcatacggtggaggatgcccgcggcgaaccacaagtaccacaatagacatctcacacaaggtaacaagtgcgtatgtcataatcaatataacaatataacaaaacaataacaaatacaggtgcactctgcagtctcactaaaccctcaaactgattttaaaattgagagattagtcaacatgtcctacggtgtcgaacatgtctaagcccgggcaccacatcaaggtttctcaagtagcccgagacctaacgctctccttgacgtggtgcccgggcttagacatgttctacaccgtaggacatgttgactaatctctcaattttaaaatcagtttgagggtttagtgagaccgcagagggcacctgtatttgttattgttttgttatattgttttcttgttatcttgcctcacaaaaagtgtaatatagagcaaccaaaaatcatatgtaccctaaactagtaccaacaatactgccaccttatccagtagtttctaaaatggggccactttttgggagtttcttctctaggggtgcatcaggggggcttcaaatgggacatggtgtcaaaaaaaacagtccagcaaaatctgccttccaaaaaccgtatggcattcctttccttctgcccgaACAgaacagctgtttacgaccacatattgggtgtttctgtaaactacagaatcggggccatcaatattgagttttgtttggctgttaacccttgctttgttactgtgaaaaatggattaaaatggaaaatctgccaaaaaagtgaaattctgaaattgtatctctattttccattaattcttgtggaacacctaaagggttaacgacgtttgtaaaattagttttgaataccttaaaggggtgtagtttatagaatggggtcatttttgggtggtttctattatgtaagcctcgcaaagtgacttcaaacctgaactggtccttgaaatttttcagaaattttcaaaaacccaatttttaagatttgcttctaaacttctatccttctaacatccccaaaaaataaaatatcattcccaaaatgatccaaacatgaagtagacatatggggaatgtaaagtaataactattttttgaggtattactatgtattttagaggtagagaaattgaaacttggaaattagctatttttttacaaatttttggtaaatttgatttttgatgattttgttttttactttattttaccagtgtcataaagtacaatatgtgatgataaaactatctcagaatggcctggataagtcaaagcgttttaaagttatcagcacttaaagtggtcagatttgcaaaaaatggccaagtccagaaggtgaaatagggccgaatccttaaggggttaagggactatacacaggagtatgtgactataaataatattataagtgataaccagcatgggtttaccaaggacagaagttgtcagattaacctgatttgtttttatgaggaggttagtagtagtagcctggacagaggggcggctgtggatgtagtgtttctggattttgcaaaggcttttaaaactgtccctcatagacgctttataggtaaagtaaggtctataggcttggaaagtatcgttggtaattggattgaaaattggctgaaggaccgtgtccagagagttgtggtcaatgattcctattcagatggtcccgggttataagtgttgtaccccaaggttcagtgctgggccctttattgtttaatttatttattaatgatattgaggacgggattaatagcaccacatctaatttttacagatgacactaagctatgtagaactgtacagtctatggaagatgtccacaaactacaagtggacactctgagtgattgggcatcaacttggcaaatgaggttcaatgtggacaaatgtaaagttctgcatcttggtagtaataatctctgtgcttcatgtcctaggtgatgtagcactgggagagtcacttatagagaaggatttgggtgtccttgtggatggtagattaaattatagtatacaatgtcaatcagctgcttctaaggccaccaggatatggtcatgcattaaacgaggcatggactcgcagggcagggatgtaatactaccactttacaaagcgctagtgcggcctcatctggaatacgcagtccagttctgggcaccagtacatagaaaagatgcactgcagctggaaaaagtacagaggagagcgactaaaatgataagggctatagagggtcttagttatgaagatagattaaaagaattgaatttatatagtcttgagaagagacgtctaaggggggacatgattaacctgtacaagtatataaatgggccatacaaaaaatacggtgaaatgCTGTTCcgtgtaaaatgtgctcaaaagacaagggggcgctgcctccgactgaagaagaaaaagttccgtctccagaagcgtcaaagcttctttactgtaagaactgtgaatctgtggaatagacttcctcaggacgtggtcacagcaggaacagtggacagtttcaaaaagggttgaGACGAATTTGATGgacatttgtcttttttcaaccgtattaactgtgTAACTATGTAACAGTGCTGATAACTTCCCTCTGATCTGTGCATCTGGGGGCAACACCACCACATGTGTTTCCGGCTTCCACAACTACAACACTCATCATTCTCTTAAAAGCCAATTTTATACAAAATGTATAATACAATCTTCGTAGACCTCTCTCAAGGACTCTGAGATACTGTTTGGAAATTTCTCTCTATTTCATCCTAGTACTTCTAGGTCGACTCGAGAGGATCCACCCGCCATTTCTCATAGCGTTTTTGAATATTTTTCAGTAAccggctttaaccccttaaggatgatgactttttttaaaataattttcatttttaacccctccccTTTCCAAGAGCCATAAATCGAAGTCTGAAGTTATTTactgaagtcttgcgagacttcagaGATAATTAATTTCTCTCGCCAGAGcgtatacatttgaatgctgtatggagattgaTCTCCATGCAGCATTAAAACTAAGTTTtgagatctatgatccaaagctcaattcactcaacactattgaAACCATTGAAACTTCAGTGATCGGTTTCAAAGCCCCCAAATGTCATCAAAGATAAatgagcagataactaagacagataaaacagtcAGAAGTAGCTGCTAACGAGCATctaatccagctattttaccagagaaatgtccttgattggttggatccgaGTCTGGTTTTAGCTTATGCAACAAGCCGCCCCCCAGGGCCCTATCGCGTTCCAGGTTTagtggaatgccgagtggtgtggtgcggcctatatgtgtcacggtgctcctacctgggtacaACGGACCCCAGGCTTAGGCTCCGAAGCAAATAAAGGGGAAATAGTTGAGGTAGGGgataaagaataacttgagtccagaccttggtaaactttaacagcagctttacttgggtaaacttgattccagacaatattcaggcttctcttacattcaggctttctcttggttccagcaggctttggcataaactggcaggcaaacttgataactctgctttctctctttctctgctgggttgacaggcttgcttaataacttgctttctctctgctgtgctaaactctgcaTGGGTCTAGTTACTGGACGTTTGGTCGGTTCTGGTATCCTTGGATTAGGGTGCCTTGGGCTGTTATCCCCCTCCTGACACTTAGTAAAGTAAATTAGCATGGATTCCGAGTGCTCTACAAGCTACTCCCCTTTCGTGGCTCCTGCTCCAGCCGAAGAACAATTTCCTCTGGCTGCTACTTCTTTCAGGTCTTCTCAGCTCCACTATGGAGTCTAAAACTGGAACAATCTAGAACTGCAACCCCTCCCTTCTATTAGGAAGCAGGACTCGCTAATTCCTGCCCAAAAGAAGgaaaatggaatggtaagttccattctatccatAGATCTATCTCTCTTCCAGATACGCTGCCACCTGacggtgaaccaggcatattacatgtacaaAACAGTTGTATAACAATAATATCAATGCACAATAGTGAATGACCTGGAAGTAAATACAAAGATGAGTTTCATGTTAACCATAATAGACAGTAGTGGAGTGcagaaatggtaataccactctggggtattacacttacgatgggtcagaaaagaccattgtatcctgagggaccactgtatatccGTCATCCGTCATAAGTTATTATTTaagatttttcatttattttttgtgatttaaacttttttcagACTGATTCCCTTTTTCATCTGGAATTCTATTGCATGTCTCAACTTCAGATAAAAAGTGCATTAGGTAAATCATATtctaataaaatacatacaaacagggtaatttatcaaactggtgtaaagtagaactggcttagttgcccatagaaaccaatcagactctgcctttcatttttgacagctcctttacaaaatgaaaggtggaatctgattggttgctataggccactaagccagttctactttacaccaatttgataaatctccccaaaatTATTTTACCCCAGACATTGTCATCTGGGGTAAActcaattttttaaacaaaagttACATCTATAAATCtatttcccaaaaaaaggtaaaaagCCTTTACTATCCTTCATTTTAGTAACCTCTTCCTAATACAAAATCTAATTTTAATCCTAACAGAAAATCTCaagaattctgaggaaaatgtcaTATTAACAGTAGACTATAAAGAAAAAGATGAAGATATCGGGCAGCGCTCTTCAGAAGAAAACCTAATTACCTGTAATGTACATCAAGGACTTAACTGTACAGACCCGTCATATAATCCTCCTAATCATGAGGAACCTgctcctgaccaatcacagattgttaccacAATTATTGGGCAGGAAGGGGGTAAAAGGTTTAATTGTGGGGAATGTGGAAAACAGTTAAAAAACAGAACCACTCTTTATGCCCACAGAAAAATTCACATTGGAGAGAAAGcattttcatgtccagaatgtggaaaatgttttacaaaaaaaggaaatcttgttagacatgagagaattcactcAAGAGAGAAGCTAtttgcatgctcagtgtgttcaaAATGCTTTTCAAATAAACCcgctcttgttatacatgagagaagtcatactggagagaaaccattttcatgttcaataTGTGGGAGCCGCTTTATATGTAAATCAAGTCTTACTAAACATGTGAGAACTCACACAAGAGAGAAGCCAtttgcatgctcagtgtgttcaaAATGTTTTTCAAATAAACCCGGTCtggttatacatgagagaagtcacacaggagagaagccattttcatgttcagaatgcgggaaaggttttacaaataaatcagatcttattaaacatcagagatatcacacaggagagaagccgtatccatgttcagaatgcgggaaaAGCTTTGTTACAAAAACCAAACTTAAAGATCATCAGAgacttcacacaggggagaagccatattcatgttcggtATGTGGGAAATATTATGGAACAAAAGCCATACTTaaaatacatcagagaattcacactggagaGAAACCATTTTTATGTTCAATATGTGGGAGGCGATTTATATGTAAATCAAGTCTTACTAAACATGTGAGAAATCACACAAGAGAGAAGCAAtttgcatgctcagtgtgttcaaAATGTTTTTCAAATAAACCCTGTCtggttatacatgagagaagtcacacaggagagaagccattttcatgttcagaatgcgggaaaTGTTTTAAAAGGAAATCAGAACTTGTTGCCCATCAGAGAaaacacacaggagagaagccgtattcatcttcagaatgtgggaaatattatGGAACGAAAGCCATACTTAAAGAACACCAGAGAATTCACGttggagagaaaccattttcatgttcaataTGTGGGAGCCGCTTTATATGTAAATCAAGTCTTACTAAACATGTGAGAAATCACACAAGAGAGAAGCAAtttgcatgctcagtgtgttcaaAATGTTTTTCAAATAAACACGGTctcgttatacatgagagaagtcacacaggagagaagccattttcatgttcagaatgcgggaaaggttttacaaataaatcagatcttgttaaacatctgagatatcacacaggagagaagccgtatccatgttcagaatgtgggaaaagcttTGTTACAAAAACCAAACTTAAAGATCATCAGAgacttcacacaggggagaagccatattcatgttcagtatgtgggaaatgttttgcaaagAAATCATATCTTAGTAGACATGAGGAAATTCACATAGATAGATCAAATGTAATTATATATCAAGAAGGTCAAACTGTGCTACTGCAAGTGCTATAAAGATATATTGAGTTttattatacatcagagaatttacAGGAGTGAAGCCcttttcatgtccagaatgtagaaaatgttttacaaGTTAGTCAATTCTTGATGTATATCAGAGATTTCAGACAGGAGAGAAGCTATttacatgttcagaatgtggaaaatattTTAGACAAAAGTCaagtcttgttacacatgagaaaaATCACACGGGAGATAAATGATTTTGATGTTCTTTAGGTACCATATGTTTTACACCATCATAAAATCAAATTTTGAAACTTacatagagaaaaaaaacaaaaaacaatttcgATTAACCTGAGGTCAACAGTGATCAGGATCAATAAAGGAAAAGTATTGTGGATTTGAGGAAGAAAATAAGAGCCTTgtttactgtagagcagtgaaGATGAATTGTCACAATGAACCTTGCTTCCTACTGTATTCATACCTCGACTCCAGGCTCGGACTCACCCACAGGGAAACAGGTGAATACCTCGGTGGTCCACTGATAAAGATGGGCCCTCAGTAACTCATTACAGCCTCTCAGCCAGCCTACATCCATACAACTCAGTGGTTAAGGTGACTTCTCGTACAAAGGCAAGCCAGACCGTATAATTTTTCCCCGGGGACCCAACTTCTCAAAGTTTTTGCAGGAATCACCATAATGAATCATCTTGAGTGTCTTATTGCTGCCTGCCGCTATGTGAGtttgtaatatttgcatgtagctgtacagtggcttccagaatgaattttactggtgggctctaGGCACCCTCGTCTGACACTGTTCCACCCACACTGCAGGAGAATTCAGAGGAACATGGCAAAAAAAGGAAGGACTTCCCTTAGAGACTTTTAGGTAACATAGGTGGACATAttgatatttttatattcatttgtACAGTATAGAAAGATAAAGGTGATGGGGAAAATAATAACTTAAATTTGTAATAATTTGTTACACAAAGTATTCATAGATCTACCAAATCCTTCTCTGCCTTGAATACCCGGCGATGTCCCTTTGGCAATATCAACCTGTGTTTATTAAAGAGTCTTATTCACatactatatgtgtattttgGTCAGTATGTAATGTCTGTATTTCTAACCCAAACTTAGGAGTAGGTCTAAAACATGGAAAACATGACCATATCTTAATTAAGTTCTACTCTGTCTCTGTTCTATTCACTTACAAATATC
The genomic region above belongs to Bufo gargarizans isolate SCDJY-AF-19 chromosome 4, ASM1485885v1, whole genome shotgun sequence and contains:
- the LOC122933840 gene encoding gastrula zinc finger protein XlCGF26.1-like isoform X1, coding for MSPSSVFPGLSRGEAPREPSENLKNSEENVILTVDYKEKDEDIGQRSSEENLITCNVHQGLNCTDPSYNPPNHEEPAPDQSQIVTTIIGQEGGKRFNCGECGKQLKNRTTLYAHRKIHIGEKAFSCPECGKCFTKKGNLVRHERIHSREKLFACSVCSKCFSNKPALVIHERSHTGEKPFSCSICGSRFICKSSLTKHVRTHTREKPFACSVCSKCFSNKPGLVIHERSHTGEKPFSCSECGKGFTNKSDLIKHQRYHTGEKPYPCSECGKSFVTKTKLKDHQRLHTGEKPYSCSVCGKYYGTKAILKIHQRIHTGEKPFLCSICGRRFICKSSLTKHVRNHTREKQFACSVCSKCFSNKPCLVIHERSHTGEKPFSCSECGKCFKRKSELVAHQRKHTGEKPYSSSECGKYYGTKAILKEHQRIHVGEKPFSCSICGSRFICKSSLTKHVRNHTREKQFACSVCSKCFSNKHGLVIHERSHTGEKPFSCSECGKGFTNKSDLVKHLRYHTGEKPYPCSECGKSFVTKTKLKDHQRLHTGEKPYSCSVCGKCFAKKSYLSRHEEIHIDRSNVIIYQEGQTVLLQVL